From Solanum lycopersicum chromosome 4, SLM_r2.1:
aATTACCAAAACACcgctcctaaattgactaaaaacaTGAGCACAATTGAATTAggtaaatctgaaaattttgttGGGGTCtcgaattaaattaattattcaaattgctaattaaattaattaagttaactaGGATAATTACTAATGTACCCCTAAGTAAATAATACAATAAGTaacccctttggaccatcctaagttaggtactaggatgtttgtTTAGTTAGTCACTGGGCTAGTGTCACCCATTTAGGTGTTAGGATTTCGTGtacactagttagtttattatATATAGTCCTTGGTTAGATAGATAATTAGGTAATATTGTTAGAGACTAGAGTTTGTTAGCAAGCTAGGACCCACGTGACATTACCCGTTCGCACGTCTGCCCCCTAACCGCCGTAACCGAATTCGGTTGAGGGTTGGTCGCTTGGtctcttgcacatgtgcttgacATGCGTTGCTGCCCACTTCTTGTCCAAGGATCCTCAATATGTCCTTGGACATTTCTTAACctacattataattttaaattatcatgtgctatggtacaaAGGATTGACACATGGATGCCTCGTTCATAATGGGTGTAAgctattaaaaagaaaatttttggtTTAGAGTCTTCATTGCAcgtacaattcctaaacaagtttggattggagcatttgaacatcaaagtatatTTCAAGTTACTTATTAATACATATAAATTGACTAACACCCTTAAGacaatattctctaatatgagcaatattacataatattgagcattgggatgcctatataccccaatacatattctgAAGACCAaatagactcttcactagacaagtacattttctgAAATGTTACACTATCGGCCCCTTAGGAATATTCGTCGGcgaatgacactacacatcattttgGATGAAAGAGGATATTTTCGAAAATCACATAAACATACATGAAtctttactctttgtgaatatctgattcacaacTTGCTCTAGATGATGCACATCACTCaaagcttatctgaagcttaATATCTAaaattgaggaacttccttttCAATCGCACTTTAACTCAATGCACATCACAACTTatgcaacacaaaaatcatgtcaaTGCTATAAAAAAACAGCAACATGAActcatattaactcatatagtgCAAGTATAAAACACATAGTTATGTACTTAAAACACCGAAACCAACTAATAcactaaaatttagagtttcatAAACAAAATTAGACTTGGGAAGACTCTATCTAAACTCAAGAACTGAACAAGTGAGGGTAACGGGATTTCATGTCAGCTGCGGCCTCACATTTTActccctcaacaaggtggttcctccataacacctttactgTGGAAACCTTCTTGTTCCCCAGCTCCTtcacttggcgatctaaaataTCAACTGGAACCTCTTtataagaaaggttctcatcgACTCCTAATCCCTCAAAAGGCGTGATGACACTTCTTAAACATCGAAACATGAAACACTGGATAAAAAGAAGCCAAGTCATTTGGTAACATTAGTTCATGAAACATTCCCTACTCGCTGTAAGATCTCATAACAACCTATGTACTTCGGACTGAAATTCCCTTTCGTatcaaacctcatcacccctttcatgggtgatatcttcaGGTAGACTTGATAACCTACCTCGAATCAAGAGCCCTCATCCTGTTATCAGCATAGGATTTTGTATGACTGTAAGAAGTAGCCAATTTATGCCTAATCATTCTCACCTTTTCCACAGCCTCATGTATGATGTTAGGGCGAAGAATTGAAGATTCTCCTAtctcaaaccacccaactggggacctacatctcctaccttATAGTGCTACAAAAGGTGCCATACAAATACTtgaatgatagctattattataagagaacttAATCAGTAGCAAGTGATTATCCAAACTCCCattgaagtcaataacacatgcTCCCATCATGTCTTGAAAGGTCTGAATTGTATGCTCTGTTAGTCcatccgtttgaggatgaaaacaAGTACGGAGCTTCACGTGTGTACCCAATCTCTTTCTAAAAGATCTCCTAAAGTGAGAGTGAACTGGGCTACCCTCTCTGAAACGATAGATAAAGGGATACCATGCCAcctcaatatatcatcaatatatagcTTGTCATAATCTTCAACtatgtaagtagacttcacatgAATGAAgggagaagacttagtcatcaaGTCGACaatgacccaaatggaatcatgtaGTTTCCTGGTCTTGGgtagaccaaccacaaagtcaaTATTAATATCCTCCCACTTCGATGTTTGTATCACAATCGACTAAGTAATACTTCAAGGATTatgatcatgatacattttaaCACTCCTCCACAAATTTAGAAATATCTTGCTTCATATCTTCCCACCAATACATCTCCgtgagatcatgatacatttttgtggaacctAGATGAATGAAATACCTAGAGCCATTAGCCTGTGCAATTATATTAGTTCTCATATTATCAATATTGGGCACACAAAATATGCCTTGATATCTAAGCACACCATCCTCCTCtagggagaatgattcattcagcTTACTCAACACTATTTCTTTGAACTCCATGAGCATTGGGTCGAGATGCTGCTTAGCTTTAATATCTACAACAAATGAGCATTCAGAACTAGAATCAACTGAAACACCCCTCCTTGGTGTATCTACTAGTAGTACACCTAACCTAGCTAATTGGTCTACTTTTTTAGCTAGTTCCTTTTTATTGTAATCAATATGAGACACACTGCCCATGCTCAATAGGCTGAAAGCATCGACCACTACATTGTCCTTACCAGCGTGATAGTGGACACTCATGTCACAATCCTTGAGCAGCTCTATCCATTTTCTTCTAACGAAGATTCAATTCTCTCTGTGTAAAAATATACTGAATACATTTATGGTAAGTAAATACATAATCATGTACAACATATAAGTAATGTCTCCAAAGTTCTAACGCAAATACAACATCATCTAACTCAAGTTCATGGGTAGGGTAATTCTTCGTGTGTATTTTCAATTGTCTTGATGCATATGAAATCACCTTGCCatcctgcataagaacacatcccaaacctacTCGAAAAGCATCATAGTACACTACATACCCTTCACCACTCCTCGACAATATGAGAACTAGGGATGAAGTGAGGCTCTGTTTGAGCTCTTGGAAGCTACTTTCAAAAGTTtcagaccactcaaacttcaccttcttCTTTGGTAAAGTTGTTAATGAAAAAGCAATAGCGGAAAAGCCCTCAACAAACCTGTGATAGTTAttagccaaacccaagaaacttcggATGTCCGTAGGAGTAAGGTATATCGGCCAATTCTTTACTGACTCAATCTTTACTGGATCAACCTTTGCACCCTGGTCGGACATAATATGAACAAGGAAGGTAATTGatttaagccaaaactcacattttctgaattttgcatacaactgatgttccTTGAGTACTTGCAATGTATTCTCAAATACTATTCATGCTCTTCTCTGGTCTTAGAGTATATGAGgatttcatcaatgaatactattaCAAATAAATCAAGGTATTAATGGAAAACCCTATTCATAAGGTTCATAAACGCGGCTGGTGCATTAGTGAGGCCCaatgaaattaaaagaaactcgtaatgaccata
This genomic window contains:
- the LOC138348018 gene encoding uncharacterized protein, which codes for MSDQGAKVDPVKIESVKNWPIYLTPTDIRSFLGLANNYHRFVEGFSAIAFSLTTLPKKKVKFEWSETFESSFQELKQSLTSSLVLILSRSGEGYVVYYDAFRVDIKAKQHLDPMLMEFKEIVLSKLNESFSLEEDGVLRYQGIFCVPNIDNMRTNIIAQANGSRRCRSPVGWFEIGESSILRPNIIHEAVEKVRMIRHKLATSYSHTKSYADNRMRALDSRSVITPFEGLGVDENLSYKEVPVDILDRQVKELGNKKVSTVKVLWRNHLVEGVKCEAAADMKSRYPHLFSS